One genomic region from Spirosoma sp. KCTC 42546 encodes:
- a CDS encoding efflux RND transporter periplasmic adaptor subunit, which produces MNRMLMLMSLCALWCFTSCSHKEEEKEEEVNYLVTSPLKKDTTITNDYVSQIHSIQHIEIRALEKGYLQKIFVDEGQYVKKGQLMFQILPIQYQAELLKAQAEANFVDVEYKNTKLLADSNIVSKNELALAKAKLDKAKAEVSVAQIHLGFTEVRAPFDGIMDHFQVRLGSLVNEGDLLTTLSDNSKMWVYFNVPEAEYLNYKTHAQQENLTSVNLLMANQRVYDHPGVVQTIEADFNNETGNIAFRATFPNPNGLLRHGETGNIQMTLPLKNALIIPQKATFEVLEKKYVYIVDKDNKIRSREITIAAEMPHIFVVRTGLTKDDKILLEGLRQVRENEKIHYKFVKPDSVISNLSLYAE; this is translated from the coding sequence ATGAATAGAATGCTCATGCTCATGAGCTTGTGTGCCTTGTGGTGCTTTACAAGCTGTTCACATAAAGAAGAAGAAAAGGAAGAAGAAGTCAACTATCTGGTGACCAGTCCACTGAAAAAAGACACGACGATCACAAATGATTACGTATCTCAAATCCACTCGATCCAGCACATCGAAATAAGAGCGCTGGAAAAGGGTTACTTACAGAAAATCTTCGTAGACGAAGGCCAGTACGTTAAAAAAGGGCAGCTCATGTTTCAGATTCTGCCAATTCAATACCAGGCTGAATTACTGAAAGCACAGGCTGAAGCCAATTTTGTAGACGTCGAATACAAAAACACAAAACTACTGGCGGATAGTAATATTGTTTCAAAAAATGAATTGGCTCTGGCCAAAGCCAAGTTAGACAAAGCGAAAGCTGAAGTATCTGTAGCGCAGATTCACCTTGGATTTACCGAGGTAAGAGCGCCTTTCGATGGTATCATGGACCACTTTCAGGTACGGTTGGGTAGCCTTGTTAATGAGGGTGATTTACTGACTACACTCTCCGATAACAGCAAAATGTGGGTGTACTTCAACGTACCCGAAGCCGAGTACCTGAACTATAAAACCCACGCTCAGCAGGAAAATCTGACTAGTGTAAACCTACTGATGGCCAATCAGCGAGTGTATGATCATCCGGGCGTGGTTCAAACAATTGAAGCCGACTTCAACAACGAAACCGGAAACATTGCGTTTCGGGCTACCTTCCCAAACCCGAACGGGCTGTTACGTCATGGCGAAACGGGTAATATCCAAATGACTTTACCGCTTAAAAATGCTCTGATTATTCCACAGAAAGCCACGTTCGAAGTCCTTGAAAAGAAGTATGTGTATATAGTGGATAAAGACAATAAAATTAGATCCCGGGAAATCACCATAGCTGCAGAAATGCCCCACATTTTTGTTGTTCGGACTGGTTTGACTAAAGATGATAAGATCCTTCTGGAAGGCTTACGTCAGGTACGCGAAAATGAAAAAATACACTACAAGTTCGTAAAACCTGATTCAGTCATCTCTAATCTAAGTTTATATGCCGAATAA
- a CDS encoding response regulator transcription factor, which yields MQILLVDEDAKLAYSLKRSLKEHGFRVSTALDGATARKLIEFGGINLVILETSLPDVSGYELCRDIRTQNAHIPIIILTNQGSIDCKLAGFDAGSDDYIVKPVEFSELLVRIKSSIKRSYQSYESGLGESTQLTMADLTLDLREKTVIRAGNKHINVTPREFAILEYFLRNQGTVLSREEITQNVWDMPVGVGTNLLNVYINSLRKKIDKDFETKLIHTRKGIGFVMKE from the coding sequence ATGCAAATATTACTCGTTGACGAAGACGCAAAACTGGCCTATTCCCTGAAGCGTAGTTTGAAGGAGCATGGCTTTAGGGTTTCAACAGCACTAGATGGCGCTACTGCCCGAAAGTTGATTGAGTTTGGGGGAATCAATCTGGTCATACTGGAAACTAGCCTGCCCGATGTAAGTGGGTATGAGCTATGTCGCGATATCCGCACCCAAAATGCTCACATCCCTATTATTATCCTTACGAACCAGGGAAGCATTGACTGTAAATTGGCCGGGTTCGATGCCGGGTCTGATGACTATATTGTTAAGCCCGTTGAGTTTAGTGAGCTGCTGGTCCGGATTAAGTCAAGCATAAAACGCAGTTATCAATCCTATGAGTCTGGATTAGGTGAGTCGACTCAGCTAACCATGGCCGACTTGACCCTGGATTTACGGGAAAAGACTGTAATCAGAGCTGGTAATAAACACATCAACGTGACACCTCGTGAGTTTGCCATCCTGGAGTATTTCTTACGAAACCAGGGAACGGTACTCAGCCGCGAAGAAATTACACAGAACGTATGGGACATGCCCGTTGGGGTAGGCACTAATCTACTCAACGTATATATCAACTCGCTACGAAAAAAAATTGATAAAGATTTCGAGACAAAACTGATTCACACCCGTAAAGGAATTGGTTTTGTGATGAAGGAATAG
- a CDS encoding RNA polymerase sigma factor: MSLHLLTDNELLALLREDDEQAFRELYDRYWYKMYVIAHRKLRRKEVAEELAQELFVMIWQKRESLRVINLQAFLGVSLKNLMIDYIRRNIQEEHYLDQLQQFFPAETFATIEAVQMNELSEAIQSTLAKLPEKTREIFILNRFEHLTIREIAQRLNLSEKTIEYHLSRSTTFLRQNLRDFMTVWVLLLIS, from the coding sequence ATGTCCCTGCACTTGTTAACCGACAATGAGTTGTTGGCCCTGCTTCGAGAAGACGACGAGCAGGCGTTCAGGGAGTTATATGATCGATACTGGTATAAAATGTACGTAATTGCTCATCGTAAACTTCGGCGGAAAGAAGTGGCTGAAGAGTTGGCGCAGGAGCTTTTTGTAATGATCTGGCAGAAACGGGAATCCCTGCGGGTCATTAATTTACAGGCGTTTTTAGGGGTGTCGCTCAAGAATCTGATGATCGACTACATCCGCCGAAATATTCAGGAGGAGCATTACCTCGATCAACTTCAGCAGTTTTTCCCCGCCGAAACCTTTGCCACTATAGAGGCCGTACAGATGAATGAACTCTCCGAAGCGATTCAGAGTACATTGGCCAAACTTCCCGAAAAAACCCGGGAAATTTTCATTCTCAACCGGTTCGAACACCTTACCATTCGGGAAATTGCCCAGCGACTGAACCTGTCCGAAAAAACAATAGAATACCACCTTTCCCGGTCAACCACCTTTCTACGTCAGAATCTACGCGATTTCATGACCGTCTGGGTGCTGTTATTAATCTCCTGA
- a CDS encoding FecR family protein yields the protein MDSTNYQELLAKYLRGDCTDEERVLLDQWYSSLDSEVALPATDEEKKQLLAKNWQVLAVRTVKTAPVKHFQFRPYWAVAAAVLLISGLSWYFISRSTLELPAQQEQVTEAKLPFTERTNTSAVPERVVLSDRSVVTLQPGSSLRYPIAFAGNKREVTLVGEAFFEVQKNPHKPFLVYSHDLITKVLGTSFRIKAYPTDRNVTVAVQTGRVSVYSPKLATQTKSKSDPETIGVVLTPNQQVTYLGQEHRLVKTLVEKPVVLIPEAELASFTFQNAPVSKIMAAIEKTYGVDVVYDEELMANCFITTSLDQENLYDKLTIICKLLGATYKVIDAQIVITGSGC from the coding sequence ATGGACAGCACCAACTACCAGGAATTACTTGCTAAATACCTCAGGGGCGATTGCACTGACGAAGAACGGGTACTACTCGATCAATGGTATTCGTCTTTGGATTCTGAAGTAGCACTACCGGCTACCGATGAGGAGAAGAAACAGCTACTCGCTAAAAACTGGCAGGTATTGGCCGTTCGAACCGTAAAAACGGCCCCCGTCAAACACTTCCAATTCAGACCATATTGGGCGGTTGCTGCAGCTGTTTTATTGATCAGCGGATTGAGCTGGTACTTCATCAGTCGGTCAACTCTGGAACTACCAGCACAACAGGAGCAAGTAACGGAAGCAAAATTGCCGTTTACCGAGCGAACTAATACATCTGCCGTACCTGAGCGGGTGGTGTTAAGCGATCGGAGCGTGGTTACGTTACAACCTGGCAGTAGCCTCCGCTATCCAATTGCATTCGCTGGCAACAAGCGGGAAGTAACCCTGGTAGGAGAAGCCTTTTTTGAGGTACAGAAGAATCCACACAAACCGTTTCTGGTCTATTCACACGACCTGATTACCAAAGTACTCGGAACCAGCTTTCGGATTAAAGCGTACCCAACCGATCGGAACGTGACGGTGGCCGTTCAAACGGGGCGTGTATCCGTCTATTCGCCCAAGCTGGCAACGCAGACTAAATCAAAATCGGACCCGGAAACCATCGGCGTCGTACTGACCCCAAATCAGCAGGTAACCTATCTGGGGCAGGAGCATCGGCTGGTAAAGACGCTGGTTGAGAAGCCCGTCGTGCTGATTCCGGAAGCGGAATTAGCCTCTTTCACGTTTCAGAATGCCCCGGTTTCCAAAATCATGGCGGCTATTGAGAAAACGTATGGCGTGGATGTGGTCTATGACGAAGAACTAATGGCTAACTGCTTTATAACGACGTCCTTAGATCAGGAAAATCTGTACGATAAACTGACGATTATCTGTAAACTATTAGGAGCTACGTACAAGGTCATTGATGCGCAGATCGTCATTACCGGATCTGGGTGTTAA
- a CDS encoding TonB-dependent receptor, protein MKLPRLSHAYARTLMRITIAQLLCTVLFLNMTYARTVKAQALLEQSITLSVENKEIRVVLSTIEKAAKVTFSYIPQQIQADRKVSINISNQRLSTVLDQLFRNLPITYEVVGKKQILLSVRPVVQPTIPTLLPKNTSFEPSPTADRQLSGTVKSETGEGLPGVSVVVKNTTRGTTTDAEGRYKLTIPNDGPAVTLVFSFVGYLNQEIAIGNRTTIDLQLVPNDKSLDEVVVVGYGTVKKSDLTGSLSQVKAKEINSYPATNVLQALTGRAAGVQVLQNTGAPGAPVSVRIRGTNSIQGSNEPLYVVDGFPLSGTNPTVLNNADIETMEILKDASATAIYGSRGANGVVLITTKHGKAGKTRVDFETSYSSQTLRKKLDLMNAQEYATFYNEQAANDKLKPYFTQDQINAFGQGFDWQNLVFQKAPMKTTALNISGGNEKTQFSLSGSAFNQDGIVKGSDYNRYSLRANINHAVSSKFSVNFGGTLTRLQTGRKDSNGGSRGNSMIAGAISAPPTLTPYNDDGTYRTLAIAYPFVATDLINPLNFINEQNNQTKANVALLNASLIFKPIESITIKVSGGVENRDDRTDNYTTRNFVNSSGSASVGTNQFTSLLSENTISYNKTFNQKHTVSAVAGFTYQDFVNTSLAASGVGFLSNTPETYDLASASTPGIPSSGYTKSVLLSYLARVNYAYSSKYLATVSIRRDGSSKYSEGNKWGYFPSAALAWRVSNEEFMKDNSLISDLKVRASWGLTGSQAINAYATLNQLYSGKTVFGDALYNTYGPSTTLPGNLKWETTEQKDIGVDFGILNNRILFTADYYIKNTRDLLNNVSLPSSLGYTTTIKNVGEIQNSGLELGIDSRILTGAFKWDVNANISFNRNKVVKLYGGQDILGGTISVVVINDVTNILREGRPLGQFWGYVEDGYDDKGKIKYKDTDGDGSITIKDKTYIGNPNPKYIFGFNSNMSYKNFDLTLFLQGVQGNNIFNASAMGSTIDYGFGLNMPREVYLNHWSTTNPNAKYPIISNSVNARVSDRYIEDGSFVRLKNIQLAYNFPLQNWGVKWVRTIQLYASGQNLLTLTNYSWWDPEVNSKGDANSTTQGVDSYSYPVAKTITAGLRVGF, encoded by the coding sequence ATGAAATTACCTCGACTCAGTCACGCCTACGCACGTACCCTTATGCGTATCACTATTGCCCAATTGCTTTGTACGGTTTTGTTCCTGAACATGACCTATGCCCGAACGGTCAAAGCCCAGGCCTTGCTGGAGCAGTCAATTACCTTATCCGTTGAGAATAAGGAGATTCGCGTTGTATTGTCGACCATTGAAAAGGCCGCGAAGGTTACCTTTTCCTATATACCACAACAGATTCAGGCCGATCGGAAGGTGTCCATAAACATCTCGAATCAACGCCTGTCTACGGTACTGGATCAGCTTTTCAGGAACCTGCCGATCACTTATGAAGTGGTGGGGAAAAAGCAGATTTTGCTCAGTGTGCGCCCCGTGGTTCAGCCAACGATTCCGACGCTACTGCCTAAGAACACTTCATTCGAGCCTAGCCCCACGGCCGACCGCCAACTCTCGGGAACCGTTAAAAGCGAAACTGGTGAAGGCTTACCGGGTGTGAGTGTGGTCGTTAAAAACACCACGCGTGGTACCACGACCGATGCCGAAGGGAGATACAAACTCACGATTCCCAACGATGGCCCGGCTGTCACGCTCGTTTTTTCCTTTGTGGGGTATCTGAATCAGGAAATTGCCATTGGAAACCGCACCACTATTGATCTGCAACTTGTGCCGAATGATAAGTCATTGGATGAAGTGGTGGTCGTAGGCTATGGTACCGTTAAGAAAAGTGACCTGACCGGCTCACTATCGCAGGTCAAAGCGAAGGAGATCAACTCCTACCCAGCTACGAACGTTTTGCAGGCCTTAACCGGTCGGGCGGCTGGCGTACAGGTATTGCAGAATACGGGCGCTCCTGGTGCCCCCGTCAGTGTGCGTATCCGGGGTACTAACTCTATTCAGGGCAGTAACGAGCCGCTGTATGTGGTGGATGGGTTTCCGCTATCGGGCACTAACCCCACGGTGCTGAACAACGCGGACATTGAAACCATGGAGATTTTGAAAGATGCGTCCGCTACGGCTATTTACGGCTCAAGGGGTGCGAATGGGGTGGTGTTAATTACAACGAAACACGGCAAAGCGGGCAAAACACGGGTCGATTTTGAGACCAGTTATAGCTCACAAACACTGAGGAAGAAACTTGACTTGATGAACGCCCAGGAATATGCGACGTTCTATAACGAACAGGCTGCTAATGACAAACTGAAGCCCTATTTTACCCAGGATCAGATTAATGCGTTCGGGCAGGGTTTCGATTGGCAGAACCTTGTTTTCCAGAAAGCGCCGATGAAAACCACTGCGCTGAATATCAGCGGTGGGAACGAAAAAACGCAGTTTTCGCTATCGGGAAGTGCGTTCAATCAGGACGGTATCGTTAAAGGAAGCGACTATAACCGGTATTCGTTGCGGGCCAATATCAATCATGCCGTTAGCAGCAAATTCAGCGTCAATTTTGGGGGGACATTAACCCGGCTGCAAACGGGCCGAAAAGATAGTAATGGAGGAAGCCGGGGAAATTCGATGATTGCGGGTGCTATTTCCGCGCCACCGACCCTGACACCCTATAATGATGATGGGACCTATCGGACATTGGCCATCGCCTATCCATTTGTAGCCACCGACCTGATAAATCCGCTCAACTTTATCAATGAACAAAACAACCAGACAAAAGCGAACGTCGCCCTGCTCAATGCATCGTTGATTTTTAAGCCGATTGAATCCATAACCATCAAAGTGTCGGGAGGGGTTGAAAATCGGGACGATCGAACCGACAACTATACCACCCGGAATTTTGTGAATTCCAGCGGTTCGGCTAGTGTTGGTACCAATCAATTCACCAGTCTGTTGAGTGAAAACACCATCAGTTACAACAAAACCTTCAATCAGAAGCATACCGTCTCGGCCGTAGCGGGGTTCACCTACCAGGATTTTGTGAACACGTCACTAGCTGCTAGTGGGGTTGGTTTTCTGAGCAATACTCCCGAAACCTATGATCTGGCGTCGGCGTCGACACCAGGGATACCGAGTTCCGGGTATACAAAATCGGTATTGTTATCGTATCTGGCTCGGGTCAATTACGCCTATAGCAGTAAGTACCTGGCAACGGTCAGTATACGCAGAGATGGTTCATCGAAATACAGCGAAGGCAATAAGTGGGGCTACTTCCCTTCGGCTGCATTGGCCTGGCGCGTATCTAATGAGGAGTTCATGAAAGACAACTCATTGATTTCAGATTTGAAAGTACGGGCCAGTTGGGGACTTACGGGTAGCCAGGCCATTAACGCCTATGCTACGCTGAATCAGCTGTATTCAGGAAAAACCGTTTTTGGCGATGCTCTGTATAACACCTATGGGCCGAGTACAACCTTGCCCGGTAATCTGAAATGGGAAACCACCGAGCAAAAGGATATAGGCGTTGATTTCGGGATTTTGAATAACCGAATCCTGTTCACGGCTGATTATTACATCAAGAACACCCGGGATCTACTGAATAATGTATCCTTGCCGTCTTCACTAGGGTATACCACGACGATTAAAAATGTGGGTGAAATCCAGAATAGCGGTCTTGAATTGGGTATTGACAGTCGGATTTTAACCGGTGCTTTCAAATGGGATGTCAACGCCAACATCTCGTTTAACCGAAATAAAGTCGTGAAACTATACGGCGGACAGGATATTCTGGGCGGTACCATTAGTGTGGTGGTCATTAATGATGTGACGAATATTCTGCGCGAGGGCCGCCCGTTGGGCCAGTTTTGGGGCTATGTGGAGGATGGGTACGACGATAAAGGGAAAATTAAGTACAAAGATACCGATGGCGATGGGAGCATCACGATCAAGGATAAAACCTATATCGGCAACCCGAATCCGAAGTACATTTTTGGGTTTAATTCAAACATGTCCTACAAAAACTTCGACTTAACGCTCTTCCTGCAAGGTGTTCAGGGGAATAATATCTTCAATGCCAGTGCCATGGGGAGTACAATCGACTATGGCTTTGGGCTGAACATGCCCCGCGAGGTGTATCTGAATCACTGGTCGACCACCAATCCGAATGCCAAGTACCCCATTATCAGTAACAGTGTGAATGCACGGGTTTCGGATCGGTATATAGAAGATGGATCGTTTGTGCGGCTCAAAAATATTCAGTTAGCCTATAATTTCCCGCTTCAGAACTGGGGCGTAAAGTGGGTAAGAACAATACAGTTATATGCCAGTGGACAAAATTTACTGACCCTCACCAATTACTCCTGGTGGGACCCCGAAGTGAACTCAAAAGGGGATGCTAACTCGACTACCCAGGGTGTTGACTCCTACAGTTATCCCGTTGCGAAAACGATTACGGCTGGTCTTCGTGTCGGTTTTTAA
- a CDS encoding RagB/SusD family nutrient uptake outer membrane protein — protein sequence MKKILFLLSIIVLTSCEKSLIEEPKSLVVESFFNTATEVETATNLIYSPLRNTNYSVYEATLECQSDYANGRGSWAPLHVFQGLDDANITRVAGLWNNFYLSIRNANLVIKNAPTGKVISKTDVAKYVAEAKFMRAFNYFQLVRNWAGVPLRTESTMDAIDLKRSSTDEVYALIVADLTEAETNLPDNPAVAGRPTKWSAKTMLADVYLHLGKFAEARDKADEVIKSNKFSLVPITTKTDFQAKVWGPDLVSTSEEIFYLKYARQVNQGNYMLWISNHPDTKLFNFGGAYVIYLDVTSTYYKSWNSSDLRKGLWDLINFGLGANTLVSSKFADQLAVSQNGAGNDDPVYGYSDVLLIYAEASSRAGNGPTEAGMEALNKVHRRAFGKAPSVASSIDYTLADYNAATFLDLVLTERSYEFQLEGKRWLDLKRTGKVKEAVLAATGKTVADKHLLWPIPVSEMNYNKGLDPTKDQNPGY from the coding sequence ATGAAAAAGATACTATTCCTACTTTCAATTATTGTCCTGACATCCTGTGAGAAATCGCTCATTGAAGAACCCAAATCATTGGTTGTCGAATCCTTTTTCAATACGGCCACCGAGGTGGAAACGGCCACTAATCTTATTTATTCCCCTTTACGGAATACCAATTATTCTGTGTACGAAGCAACGCTTGAATGTCAGTCCGATTATGCGAACGGCCGGGGAAGCTGGGCCCCGCTTCACGTTTTTCAGGGTTTAGATGATGCAAATATCACGCGGGTAGCTGGCTTGTGGAACAACTTTTATCTGAGCATTCGTAACGCGAATCTGGTGATAAAAAACGCCCCTACGGGTAAGGTAATCAGCAAAACGGATGTGGCCAAATACGTGGCCGAAGCCAAGTTTATGCGGGCGTTCAATTATTTTCAGTTGGTACGAAACTGGGCAGGCGTGCCGCTACGTACGGAAAGCACGATGGATGCCATCGACCTGAAACGCAGCAGTACGGATGAGGTGTATGCATTAATTGTTGCCGATCTTACCGAAGCCGAAACCAACCTGCCTGATAATCCGGCAGTGGCGGGCAGGCCCACTAAATGGTCTGCCAAAACGATGCTGGCCGATGTGTACCTACACCTGGGCAAGTTTGCTGAAGCACGGGATAAAGCCGACGAAGTTATTAAATCCAATAAATTCTCCTTAGTACCCATCACCACTAAAACCGATTTTCAGGCCAAGGTTTGGGGGCCTGATTTAGTGTCGACCAGCGAGGAGATTTTTTACTTGAAATACGCCCGTCAGGTTAATCAGGGTAATTACATGCTCTGGATCAGCAATCATCCGGATACGAAGCTGTTCAATTTCGGAGGAGCCTACGTTATCTATCTCGATGTCACGAGTACCTATTATAAATCCTGGAATTCAAGTGACCTTAGGAAAGGGCTTTGGGACTTGATCAATTTTGGCTTAGGGGCCAACACCCTGGTTAGTTCGAAGTTTGCCGACCAACTTGCTGTTTCTCAGAATGGTGCCGGGAATGATGATCCCGTTTATGGCTACTCGGATGTATTGCTGATCTATGCTGAAGCTTCGAGCAGAGCCGGTAACGGACCAACGGAAGCGGGTATGGAAGCGCTCAACAAGGTACATCGTCGGGCGTTTGGAAAGGCACCTTCGGTTGCTTCATCCATCGACTATACCCTTGCCGATTATAACGCGGCTACATTTCTTGATTTAGTATTAACCGAACGGAGCTACGAGTTTCAATTGGAAGGGAAACGCTGGCTGGATCTCAAGCGAACGGGCAAAGTCAAAGAGGCTGTCCTGGCGGCTACCGGTAAAACCGTTGCGGATAAACACCTCCTCTGGCCCATTCCGGTTTCAGAAATGAACTACAACAAAGGCCTTGATCCAACAAAAGATCAGAATCCGGGCTATTAA
- a CDS encoding FAD-dependent oxidoreductase yields MERRSVLATLGAMSLGAASPKLATGEVLNKPYKLTKQTLKTDILVIGGGTAGVVAAIQAGRAGRKTILVENGSQLGGTTTTGGVAFPGIFFAWGKQIISGIGWEMVQEAVALNDDTLPNFSIPHGKNHPKHQVRLNGQLYAMLLEEKCVQAGVQIRFYETPTQITFQKNNWVVETVGKGTMTQITCNQLIDCTGNAYATSIAGFDVLRESVTQPGTLMFKLGGYDFNSLDVKLIQARYQEAIQKGELVKTDFRNNIIGLLRSAGDNIQHVLGADSTTSETHTVANIKGRASLLQTLRFLRTLPGCEKTKLIDVQNETAVRETYRIDGHYKITQADYVTGKLFDDSVSYSYYPIDVHDENGVVPDHLAEGIVPTVPLRALIPKNSRNFLVAGRCVSSDRLANSALRVQASCMGMGQAAGAAAVLANMQNKTPLDVSMSDLRKLLEEHGGIVPGSSSKG; encoded by the coding sequence ATGGAAAGAAGGTCAGTTTTGGCAACGTTGGGCGCTATGTCGCTGGGCGCTGCCTCCCCCAAATTAGCAACTGGTGAAGTTCTAAATAAACCGTATAAACTCACGAAGCAAACCCTAAAAACGGATATCCTGGTTATTGGGGGCGGAACGGCGGGCGTGGTAGCGGCCATTCAGGCTGGTCGGGCCGGACGCAAAACTATTCTGGTTGAAAATGGAAGTCAGTTAGGTGGCACCACCACCACGGGCGGAGTGGCTTTCCCAGGTATATTTTTTGCCTGGGGGAAGCAGATAATCAGCGGAATCGGTTGGGAAATGGTGCAGGAAGCCGTAGCTCTCAATGATGATACGCTTCCTAATTTTTCGATTCCCCACGGCAAAAATCATCCCAAACATCAGGTTCGGCTGAATGGACAATTGTATGCAATGTTGCTGGAAGAGAAATGTGTGCAGGCAGGTGTTCAGATCCGTTTCTATGAAACACCTACGCAGATAACCTTTCAAAAAAACAACTGGGTCGTAGAAACGGTCGGTAAAGGCACCATGACCCAGATAACCTGTAACCAGTTGATCGACTGCACCGGAAATGCCTATGCTACGTCCATTGCCGGGTTCGATGTGTTGCGGGAGTCGGTTACCCAGCCGGGTACGCTGATGTTTAAACTGGGCGGATACGACTTTAATTCGCTGGATGTTAAACTGATACAGGCTCGGTATCAGGAAGCTATTCAGAAAGGAGAGTTAGTGAAAACCGATTTTCGAAACAACATAATTGGCTTGTTGCGAAGCGCTGGCGATAATATTCAGCACGTATTGGGTGCCGACTCCACGACCTCCGAGACCCATACCGTTGCGAATATAAAAGGGCGGGCTTCCTTATTGCAAACGCTACGGTTTCTGCGCACATTACCCGGCTGCGAAAAAACAAAACTCATTGATGTGCAAAACGAAACGGCGGTTCGGGAAACCTACCGCATTGATGGCCATTACAAAATTACGCAGGCCGATTACGTGACGGGGAAACTGTTCGATGATTCGGTTTCCTATTCCTATTACCCAATCGACGTTCACGACGAAAATGGCGTTGTTCCCGATCATCTGGCCGAAGGGATCGTTCCAACGGTTCCGCTTCGGGCGCTTATTCCCAAAAACAGCCGGAACTTCCTGGTGGCGGGCCGGTGCGTCAGTAGTGACCGACTGGCGAACTCGGCGCTTCGGGTACAGGCTTCCTGCATGGGAATGGGGCAGGCCGCTGGTGCCGCAGCTGTACTGGCTAATATGCAGAATAAAACGCCACTGGACGTGTCCATGAGCGACCTTCGAAAACTGCTGGAAGAACACGGCGGCATTGTACCCGGCAGCAGCTCAAAAGGCTAA
- a CDS encoding RNA polymerase sigma factor, translating to MLKLNIGQQAQNTWEKTDETLLWQQFREGQQEAFQGLVQHFYRELHFYGGRFTRDSDLLKDCLQDLFLDLWTYRHKIVQTPYIRPYLYKSLRRKIHREVMRHSAVVSEDSVPFDDVSSEEITAEQALIRTELSEYQTARLHALLATLSDRQREAIHLKFYAELSNDEIADILAVNKQSVANLLHRGLSRLRESWPSLLSLFGWLVNESFPK from the coding sequence ATGCTGAAACTCAACATAGGCCAGCAAGCACAAAATACGTGGGAGAAAACGGACGAAACGCTGCTCTGGCAGCAGTTCAGGGAAGGGCAGCAGGAAGCCTTTCAGGGATTGGTTCAGCACTTTTATCGCGAACTCCACTTCTACGGCGGTCGTTTCACCCGCGATTCTGATCTGCTGAAAGACTGTCTGCAAGACCTGTTTCTGGACTTATGGACGTATCGGCACAAGATTGTACAAACGCCCTACATCCGGCCTTACCTCTACAAATCGTTACGTCGAAAAATCCATCGGGAAGTGATGCGTCATTCGGCCGTTGTTAGCGAAGACAGCGTTCCGTTCGATGATGTAAGTTCGGAAGAGATTACCGCCGAACAGGCCCTGATCCGTACTGAATTGTCTGAATATCAGACGGCCCGTCTACATGCGCTCTTGGCAACCCTGTCTGATCGACAGCGGGAAGCCATCCACCTGAAGTTCTACGCCGAATTGTCGAATGATGAAATTGCTGATATACTGGCAGTTAACAAGCAATCGGTGGCAAATCTGTTGCATCGTGGCCTGAGCCGGTTACGAGAAAGCTGGCCGTCGTTGCTATCGTTGTTTGGCTGGTTGGTAAACGAGTCGTTTCCTAAATAA